A region of Mesorhizobium sp. M3A.F.Ca.ET.080.04.2.1 DNA encodes the following proteins:
- a CDS encoding NAD-dependent succinate-semialdehyde dehydrogenase, with product MPLCLPMIRRLKSPHLFGAIDRLPALGRPVGNKTFEVVNPSTGEVLAELPDMGVEETRAAVDKAYVAQSGWAALTARERSDVLWRWHQLIIDHAGDLAAILTAEMGKPLAEAISEVSHAAAYLQWYAEEANRVYGETISAPSTDRRMLVIKQPIGVVGTITPWNFPASMVARKISPALAAGCTIVLKPAEQTPLVAGAMFALAHQAGFPDGVVNLIYASEGDRVGRELCTNSKIRKISFTGSTEVGRLLMRQCSDQIKKVSLELGGNAPFIIFDDADIDGAVDGAVQAKFRNAGQTCVSANRIYVQSSVHDEFVKKFVERIRHLSVGDGFDAGVDIGPLIDKHALAKIESHIADAIAKGGTIRCGGQRIGKNGTFFEPTVLTEISSVMAVAQEETFGPLAPIIRFNDADQVVREANDTIYGLAAYFYASNLKRVWRVAEALEYGMVGINTGRMSSEAAPFGGIKQSGIGREGSRHGLEDYLEMKYLCMGGI from the coding sequence TTGCCCCTGTGCCTGCCGATGATCCGTCGCCTGAAATCCCCGCACCTGTTTGGAGCCATCGACCGCCTGCCGGCACTCGGCAGACCAGTTGGCAATAAGACGTTCGAGGTCGTCAATCCGTCGACCGGCGAAGTTTTGGCAGAGCTTCCCGATATGGGCGTGGAGGAGACACGTGCTGCGGTAGACAAGGCCTATGTTGCGCAGTCGGGATGGGCCGCGTTGACGGCCCGAGAACGTAGCGACGTTCTTTGGCGATGGCATCAGCTGATCATCGACCATGCAGGCGATCTCGCCGCGATTCTGACTGCGGAAATGGGCAAGCCGCTTGCCGAAGCCATTTCAGAGGTATCGCATGCGGCGGCGTATCTGCAATGGTATGCCGAAGAGGCCAATCGCGTCTATGGGGAGACGATCTCGGCACCCTCGACAGACCGCCGAATGCTAGTGATCAAGCAGCCCATCGGCGTTGTTGGCACGATCACGCCATGGAATTTCCCGGCCTCCATGGTGGCGCGCAAAATCTCGCCGGCCTTGGCTGCGGGCTGCACAATCGTGCTCAAGCCCGCTGAACAGACGCCGCTTGTGGCTGGCGCAATGTTCGCCCTCGCCCATCAGGCCGGCTTTCCCGATGGCGTGGTCAACCTGATCTATGCGTCCGAAGGTGATCGCGTGGGCCGTGAACTCTGCACCAATTCCAAGATTCGAAAGATCAGCTTCACCGGTTCGACGGAGGTCGGACGGCTGCTGATGCGTCAGTGCTCTGACCAGATCAAGAAGGTCAGCCTTGAACTCGGCGGCAATGCACCTTTCATCATCTTCGATGATGCCGACATTGACGGTGCTGTTGACGGTGCGGTCCAGGCGAAGTTCCGCAATGCCGGCCAGACCTGCGTTTCCGCGAACCGCATTTACGTCCAATCGAGCGTTCACGATGAGTTCGTCAAGAAATTCGTGGAAAGAATCCGGCACTTGTCGGTTGGCGACGGATTCGATGCCGGAGTGGACATCGGACCGCTCATCGACAAGCATGCTCTGGCCAAGATCGAGTCTCACATCGCAGATGCCATTGCGAAAGGCGGCACAATACGATGCGGGGGCCAGCGTATCGGCAAGAATGGCACGTTTTTCGAACCCACGGTCCTCACCGAGATTTCCAGCGTCATGGCAGTCGCGCAAGAGGAGACATTCGGGCCGCTCGCGCCGATCATTCGCTTCAACGATGCGGATCAGGTCGTGCGCGAGGCCAATGACACGATCTACGGCCTCGCCGCATACTTCTATGCCTCAAACCTGAAGCGGGTCTGGCGTGTGGCAGAGGCTCTGGAATATGGCATGGTTGGCATCAACACGGGACGCATGTCCTCGGAGGCGGCACCGTTTGGCGGGATCAAACAATCCGGCATCGGGCGGGAGGGTTCCCGTCATGGCCTCGAGGACTATCTGGAAATGAAATATCTTTGCATGGGCGGGATTTGA
- a CDS encoding HAMP domain-containing sensor histidine kinase, whose product MTNSNSMTRKLISWLGGATLLVWIAAPTIAAFIFCNNVNESSDDLLQASAEYREPELIKVLNGKHVDQYNNHLPTYKYWTYREQVINKYGVVLISEPEEGQQPFPDAPLSNGFWGNADYRVYTEEIQDGVYHQLAEPLDGRRTTIAKGALFVFLPTLVLLPFSLAVWWIVIRRSLRPIEVLRQQIGSRDGGNLSPMDLGDFPAELAPIAASVNRLLDRLRAALEAEREFAANSAHELRTPIAGSIAQMQRLVAELPNGSAKMRARGIEQALSSLGRLVEKVLQLAQAESGVGMADHAIDLVRSVRLEIDDLRKKPQYAGRLHLNVDGCTTLMRKVDVDAFGILLRNLIENALIHGLPTVPTTVSVQTDGTIAIANAGPVVPLPDLEGLTKRFSRGATPAAGSGLGLHIANMVIQRIGGSLELASPARGRNDGFEAIIRIPQ is encoded by the coding sequence CGCCGCCCCAACCATTGCTGCGTTCATTTTTTGCAATAATGTAAACGAAAGTTCGGATGACTTGCTCCAGGCGAGCGCAGAGTACAGAGAACCAGAGCTGATCAAGGTCTTGAATGGAAAACACGTTGATCAATACAATAACCACTTGCCAACTTACAAGTACTGGACCTATCGTGAGCAGGTTATTAATAAGTACGGGGTAGTGCTTATTTCCGAACCGGAAGAGGGTCAGCAGCCCTTCCCTGATGCTCCCCTGAGTAACGGCTTTTGGGGAAACGCTGATTACCGCGTCTACACAGAGGAGATCCAAGACGGCGTGTATCATCAGTTGGCCGAACCGCTTGATGGCCGCCGTACCACAATCGCGAAGGGCGCACTTTTTGTCTTCCTTCCGACACTCGTGCTCCTGCCCTTTAGCTTAGCTGTTTGGTGGATCGTGATCCGGCGCTCGCTGCGGCCAATCGAGGTACTGCGACAGCAGATCGGATCGCGCGACGGCGGCAATCTGTCACCAATGGACTTGGGCGATTTCCCGGCAGAGTTGGCTCCAATCGCGGCATCCGTCAATCGGCTTCTCGATCGTCTGCGGGCGGCTCTCGAGGCCGAACGCGAGTTCGCCGCAAACAGTGCGCATGAACTGCGCACGCCGATCGCAGGTTCAATCGCTCAGATGCAGAGATTAGTGGCCGAGCTTCCCAATGGGTCGGCCAAAATGCGTGCGCGCGGCATCGAGCAAGCGCTGTCGAGCCTTGGCCGCCTTGTCGAAAAAGTGCTTCAGCTCGCTCAAGCCGAATCGGGGGTTGGCATGGCGGATCACGCGATCGATCTTGTCCGATCGGTTCGGCTGGAAATCGACGACCTGAGGAAAAAGCCGCAATATGCCGGACGCCTGCATCTTAACGTCGACGGCTGCACCACTTTGATGCGCAAAGTGGATGTCGATGCGTTTGGGATCCTCCTTCGTAACCTGATCGAGAATGCGCTGATACATGGACTGCCCACTGTTCCGACAACAGTTTCCGTCCAAACTGATGGAACCATCGCTATTGCAAACGCCGGACCGGTGGTGCCCCTCCCCGACCTCGAAGGGCTTACAAAGCGATTTAGTCGTGGTGCTACTCCTGCTGCGGGCTCAGGCCTTGGTCTACATATCGCTAACATGGTTATCCAGCGGATCGGTGGCAGTCTAGAGCTTGCGTCGCCCGCCCGCGGTCGCAATGATGGTTTCGAGGCGATCATACGAATTCCTCAATGA
- a CDS encoding pitrilysin family protein — MTLGARPHAAMNIQEVKSEKGIIAWLVEDHTVEIVNIGFAFKGGTKQDPVGKEGMAKLMAGLFIEGAGHYDSGAFQVKLDHAGAEMSLDAQSDDIYGSMCMLSKKQDAAFGLLRLALNAPRFEQGPIDRVRAEIVSRIVGSERDPNAIAQRKWLRAIYGAHPCSRPGEGTKESLPGITPSDLRAFHQAIFARDGLHIAVVGDIDANTLRERLDQLFGDLPEQQTLVPVYDVAPKLGQLVEENYDLPQTSLTLAWPGVKPSAPDFYAAVLLNDILGGSYLTSRLYEEVRQKRGLAYHVSSELTLDSLLVTTETRSDCAAQTLSIVRDVVKQMAQQGPTGAELKAAKKHLIGAYAIDQLGSTRSIADRLLDLQIHKADVDYNQRRARSIGRVTLKQVKAAAKKLLSAEPAILVVGPPLGGKDE; from the coding sequence ATGACGCTCGGCGCTCGGCCCCATGCTGCGATGAACATCCAGGAGGTGAAGTCCGAAAAGGGCATCATCGCCTGGCTGGTGGAGGACCACACAGTGGAAATCGTCAACATCGGCTTTGCCTTCAAGGGCGGCACCAAGCAGGACCCGGTCGGGAAGGAGGGGATGGCCAAACTGATGGCCGGCCTGTTCATCGAAGGCGCTGGCCATTACGACAGCGGTGCCTTCCAGGTGAAGCTCGACCATGCCGGCGCCGAAATGAGTTTGGACGCGCAAAGCGACGACATCTACGGATCGATGTGCATGCTTTCCAAAAAGCAGGACGCGGCGTTCGGCCTGCTTCGGCTCGCGCTGAACGCGCCGCGCTTCGAGCAGGGGCCGATCGATCGCGTCCGCGCCGAGATTGTCTCCCGCATCGTCGGCAGCGAGCGAGACCCTAACGCCATCGCTCAGCGCAAATGGCTGCGCGCGATCTATGGCGCGCATCCTTGTTCAAGGCCGGGAGAAGGCACAAAAGAGAGCCTCCCCGGCATCACGCCGTCCGACCTCCGCGCCTTCCACCAGGCCATTTTCGCTCGCGACGGGCTCCATATTGCCGTGGTGGGTGACATTGACGCGAACACGTTGAGGGAAAGGCTTGACCAGCTGTTTGGTGATTTGCCTGAGCAACAAACCCTCGTCCCCGTCTACGATGTCGCGCCGAAACTCGGTCAACTGGTGGAGGAGAACTACGACCTGCCGCAGACTTCGCTGACGTTGGCCTGGCCTGGCGTGAAGCCTAGCGCGCCGGATTTCTACGCGGCCGTGCTGCTGAACGACATCCTTGGCGGCTCATACTTGACTTCCCGCCTTTACGAGGAGGTACGTCAAAAACGCGGCCTTGCCTATCACGTCAGCTCTGAACTAACCCTTGACTCGCTTCTGGTTACGACAGAGACACGCTCGGACTGCGCTGCCCAAACACTGAGCATCGTGCGAGATGTGGTAAAGCAGATGGCGCAGCAAGGACCGACCGGGGCCGAGCTCAAGGCGGCGAAGAAGCACCTGATCGGCGCCTATGCCATCGACCAACTGGGCTCGACCCGCTCGATTGCAGACCGGCTCCTGGATTTGCAGATTCACAAGGCCGACGTCGACTACAACCAGCGTCGCGCCCGCAGCATCGGTCGGGTGACGCTCAAACAGGTCAAGGCGGCGGCCAAAAAGCTGCTTTCGGCCGAGCCCGCCATTTTGGTGGTCGGCCCGCCGCTGGGCGGCAAGGATGAGTAA